In Arthrobacter sp. CJ23, the genomic window TCGGGCGTCCCCATGAGTTCAAATCTGTACAAGTGCGGGACGCCACACTTGGCGGCGATGATGTCGCCTGCCATGCAGTAGTTGTCCGCGAAGTTGGTGTTTCCCGCACCGATCACGCCCCGGATCAGTTCCCTGTTCTGCGGGTTGTTCAGAAACCTGATGACCTGCTTGGGAACCGAGCCTTCGCCGTTGGTGCCGCCGTAGGTGGGCAGGACCAGGACGAAGGGTTCCAGCGCGAGCAGCGGCGCATCCTTGGCGTGGAGCGGGATGCGTGCCGCATCCCTGCCCAGTTTCCGGACGAAGCGCTTGGTGTTCTCAGATGTCGAGGAAAAGTAGATGAGGTGACTCCGCGTACTGACAGCTTCCGCTGCATCACGTGCAGGGACTGTTGCCAGCGCCGCCATGGGAGTCACCTCGCCTACATTGAAATTCTTTGCCGTGTTGGCCGATGTCCGGAGGGACCTAAGCTACGGAAGCCGTAGCCAACGCCAATTCTTCGATCTTGTCGGGGCGGAAGCCTGACCAGTGGTCCTGCTCGGTCACCACGACGGGGGCCTGCATGTATCCCAGTGCCTTGAGGCGCTCGAGGGCCTCGGCATCCTGGGAGATGTCAACGCTCTGGTAGGCGATGCCCTTTTTGTCGAGTGCGCGGTAGGTCGCGTTGCACTGAACACAGGCCGGCTTCGTGTAAACCGTAACGGTCATGGTCCCTGTCCCCTTAGCTAGAGTCTCTGCTCTTCGTATCGGCAGGCCCATCCGGAACTAGTTACTGAATCCG contains:
- the nrdI gene encoding class Ib ribonucleoside-diphosphate reductase assembly flavoprotein NrdI, whose product is MAALATVPARDAAEAVSTRSHLIYFSSTSENTKRFVRKLGRDAARIPLHAKDAPLLALEPFVLVLPTYGGTNGEGSVPKQVIRFLNNPQNRELIRGVIGAGNTNFADNYCMAGDIIAAKCGVPHLYRFELMGTPEDVDRVNQGLEKFWTQLSQKQK
- the nrdH gene encoding glutaredoxin-like protein NrdH, translated to MTVTVYTKPACVQCNATYRALDKKGIAYQSVDISQDAEALERLKALGYMQAPVVVTEQDHWSGFRPDKIEELALATASVA